The following proteins come from a genomic window of Chionomys nivalis chromosome 9, mChiNiv1.1, whole genome shotgun sequence:
- the Cat gene encoding catalase, which produces MADSRDPASDQMKQWKEQRSSQKPDVLTTGGGNPIGDKLNIMTAGSRGPLLVQDVVFTDEMAHFDRERIPERVVHAKGAGAFGYFEVTHDITRYSKAKVFEHIGKRTPIAVRFSTVAGESGSADTVRDPRGFAVKFYTEDGNWDLVGNNTPIFFIRDAILFPSFIHSQKRNPQTHLKDPDMVWDFWSLRPESLHQVSFLFSDRGIPDGHRHMNGYGSHTFKLVNAKGEAVYCKFHYKTDQGIKNLPVEVAARLTQEDPDYGLRDLFNAIAQGNYPSWTFYIQVMTFKEAETFPFNPFDLTKIWPHQDYPLIPVGKLVLNRNPVNYFAEVEQMAFDPSNMPPGIEPSPDKMLQGRLFSYPDTHRHRLGPNYLQIPVNCPYRARVANYQRDGPMCMHDNQGGAPNYYPNSFSAPEQQPSALEHHSQCSTDVQRFNSANEDNVTQVRTFYRKVLNEEERKRLCENIAGHLKDAQLFIQKKAVKNFSDVDPEYGARIQALLDKYNAEKPKNAIHTYVQAGSHFSAKEKANL; this is translated from the exons AAACCCGATGTCCTGACCACTGGAGGCGGGAACCCCATAGGAGATAAACTTAATATCATGACCGCTGGGTCCCGAGGGCCCCTTCTTGTTCAGGATGTGGTTTTCACTGACGAGATGGCACATTTTGACAGAGAGCGAATTCCTGAGAGAGTGGTACACGCCAAAGGAGCAG GTGCCTTTGGATACTTTGAGGTCACTCATGATATTACCAGATACTCTAAGGCTAAGGTGTTTGAGCATATTGGGAAGAGGACTCCCATTGCTGTTCGCTTCTCCACAGTTG CTGGAGAATCAGGCTCAGCGGACACAGTTCGTGACCCGCGTGGGTTCGCCGTGAAATTCTACACTGAAGATGGTAACTGGGACCTGGTGGGGAACAACACCCCTATTTTCTTCATCAGGGACGCCATATTG TTTCCATCCTTCATCCATAGCCAGAAGAGAAACCCACAAACTCACTTGAAGGACCCTGACATGGTATGGGACTTCTGGAGCCTCCGTCCCGAGTCCCTCCATCAG GTTTCTTTCTTGTTCAGTGACCGAGGGATTCCAGATGGACATCGGCACATGAACGGCTACGGGTCACACACGTTCAAGCTGGTTAATGCCAAAGGAGAGGCTGTCTATTGCAAGTTCCATTATAAG ACTGACCAGGGCATCAAAAACTTGCCCGTGGAAGTGGCAGCAAGGCTTACCCAGGAAGATCCAGATTACGGCCTCCGAGATCTTTTCAATGCCATTGCCCAAGGCAACTATCCGTCCTGGACTTTTTACATCCAGGTCATGACTTTTAAGGAGGCAGAAACTTTCCCATTTAATCCATTTGATCTTACCAAG ATCTGGCCTCACCAGGACTACCCTCTTATACCAGTTGGCAAACTGGTCTTAAACAGAAACCCAGTTAATTATTTTGCTGAAGTTGAGCAGATGGCTTTTGACCCAAGCAACATGCCCCCTGGCATTGAGCCCAGCCCTGACAAAATGCTCCAG GGTCGCCTCTTTTCCTATCCGGACACTCACCGCCATCGCCTGGGGCCCAACTATCTCCAGATTCCTGTGAACTGTCCCTATCGTGCTCGAGTGGCCAACTACCAGCGCGACGGCCCCATGTGCATGCACGACAATCAGG GTGGTGCCCCGAACTATTACCCCAACAGCTTCAGTGCGCCGGAACAGCAGCCCTCAGCCTTGGAGCACCACTCCCAGTGCTCCACAGATGTGCAGCGCTTCAACAGTGCTAACGAAGACAATGTCACTCAG GTGCGGACATTCTACAGGAAGGTGTTGAACGAGGAGGAGCGGAAACGCCTGTGTGAGAATATCGCCGGCCACCTCAAAGATGCTCAGCTCTTCATTCAGAAGAAAGCG GTCAAGAATTTCTCTGACGTCGACCCTGAGTACGGGGCCCGCATCCAGGCTCTTCTGGATAAATACAATGCTGAGAAGCCTAAG AACGCCATTCACACCTACGTGCAGGCTGGCTCTCACTTTTCTGCAAAGGAGAAAGCTAATCTGTGA